The following DNA comes from Triticum aestivum cultivar Chinese Spring chromosome 3D, IWGSC CS RefSeq v2.1, whole genome shotgun sequence.
ATCCGATTTGCATACAGTATGGTGATCCTACCTCTGTTCTTAAAGGAGTGACTTGATCCTAGGGTGACTGACTAATGTCGTACATCATCGGATGAAAAGTTATCGTACGTGTAGCACTGCAGCACGAGTAAAGGCAGCACGATTCCCCCAAAAGATGAATTCCTTCACTTGGAAAGCTAACAGGCGACTCCTCGGATTATGTGTCGACGATCCAAATTCCAAAATGGAGCCTTAAATTTACTAGACGCAGGTGGTTGAAGCAGCACTACAGTTGTACTACTATATAAAGATAAAGCGAGACCTAGCCATGAACAGCGATCACTACGACGCAAGCTCTCTGCACTGGTAGCTCACGGCAGAGCGGCGAAGATGGCCACCACGCGCCACACCGTCCCCTTCGGCTCCGCCCTGATCAACACGACGGTCACCAGCGACACCAACGCCGCCGACGAGTGGGTCCGTCGCGTGCGCGCCGCCAATGACCCTGCCGGCCGCGGCCTCATCGTCGGCCTCGACTGCGAGTGGAAGCCCAACTACAGCTCGTGGACGACCTCGAAGGTCGCCATTCTCCAGCTCTGCGTCGGCACCAGCTGCCTCGTCCTGCAGATGTTCTACGCCAACCGCGTGCCGGCGGCCATCCGGAGCCTCCTCGGCGACCCCGCGGTGCGGTGCGTCGGCATCGGCGTCGGCGAGGACGCCGCGAAGCTGGCCGACGACTACGGCCTCGTGTGCGCCGCGCCGGTGGACCTGGAGGGCCGCTGCAACGAGTACCTCGGCATCGGCGGCCTGGGCAGGAGGAGGCTGGGGCTCAAGGGCTACGCCAGGGAGGTGCTGGGCATGACCATGGAGAAGCCGCGGCACGTCACCATGAGCAACTGGGAGAGGCGCCAGCTTGAGGTCGCGCAGGTCCAGTACGCCTGCATCGACGCCTACGTCTCCTACAAGCTGGGCGAGCGTCTCCTGGACAACTGACGTACGGCTGGATACTATTGCAGCTTGTCACTCGGAGCTACTATTAATTATGTGGTGCTTAATCGTATTCGGTAACCTACCTTAATCGTATTCTGCAACTTCTGTTTTGGACTTTGCCAGTGTGGTGCTGCAAACTTGGAGTAAGCATGTTCTATTGTGTTGGTCGTTTACTTGTATTCTCGACAGTTCATGCAATGTGGCCGGGCGGATTGAGATGTTTAATTGTAGTACTTCTGAGATCAGAGCACTTTGCTTCTGAGTTTCTGTTTGTTTTTCACTCACCAACATGCATCAAAATGCATGTCGTCTGGTATTAGAAGAACGCCAAGAAGACACGAAATCATATACAAAACCAACGGAAACAAATGAAAATACAAAACGCTAAGAGACCCAAAACCAAAACAAGCAAAAGCGAAAGAAGAGAGGATATAAACCGCTAAAAGAACAAAAACTAGTGATCAGGGGGCCAATAGTATTTTAAATTTCTCCATTGCATGGACTGATGCTGCAAAACTATTCAGTGTCAGCATAATATTAGGCCTGAACATCGAACTCATTTTTCTAGTTGGCAAG
Coding sequences within:
- the LOC123076161 gene encoding Werner Syndrome-like exonuclease, which produces MATTRHTVPFGSALINTTVTSDTNAADEWVRRVRAANDPAGRGLIVGLDCEWKPNYSSWTTSKVAILQLCVGTSCLVLQMFYANRVPAAIRSLLGDPAVRCVGIGVGEDAAKLADDYGLVCAAPVDLEGRCNEYLGIGGLGRRRLGLKGYAREVLGMTMEKPRHVTMSNWERRQLEVAQVQYACIDAYVSYKLGERLLDN